In Castor canadensis chromosome 11, mCasCan1.hap1v2, whole genome shotgun sequence, a single genomic region encodes these proteins:
- the Cdk5r1 gene encoding cyclin-dependent kinase 5 activator 1, with the protein MGTVLSLSPSYRKATLFEDGAATVGHYTAVQNSKNAKDKNLKRHSIISVLPWKRIVAVSAKKKNSKKVQPNSSYQNNITHLNNENLKKSLSCANLSTFAQPPPAQPPAPPASQLSGSQTGVSSSVKKAPHPAVSSAGTPKRVIVQASTSELLRCLGEFLCRRCYRLKHLSPTDPVIWLRSVDRSLLLQGWQDQGFITPANVVFLYMLCRDVISSEVGSDRELQAVLLTCLYLSYSYMGNEISYPLKPFLVESCKEAFWDRCLSVINLMSSKMLQINADPHYFTQVFSDLKNESGQEDKKRLLLGLDR; encoded by the coding sequence ATGGGCACGGTGCTGTCCCTGTCACCCAGCTACCGGAAGGCCACGCTGTTTGAGGATGGCGCGGCCACGGTGGGTCACTATACGGCGGTGCAGAACAGCAAGAACGCAAAGGACAAGAACCTGAAGCGGCACTCCATCATCTCCGTGCTGCCTTGGAAGAGGATCGTGGCCGTGTCGGCCAAGAAGAAGAACTCGAAGAAGGTGCAGCCCAACAGCAGCTACCAGAACAACATCACGCACCTCAACAATGAGAACCTGAAGAAGTCGCTGTCGTGCGCCAACCTGTCCACGTTCGCCCAGCCCCCACCGGCCCAGCCGCCCGCACCCCCGGCCAGCCAGCTCTCAGGCTCCCAGACCGGAGTCTCCTCCTCCGTGAAGAAGGCCCCGCACCCTGCCGTCAGCTCTGCAGGGACACCCAAGCGAGTCATCGTCCAGGCGTCCACCAGCGAGCTGCTGCGCTGCCTGGGCGAGTTTCTCTGCCGCCGGTGCTACCGCCTGAAGCACCTGTCCCCCACGGACCCCGTGATCTGGCTGCGCAGTGTGGACCGCTCGCTGCTTCTGCAGGGCTGGCAGGACCAGGGCTTCATCACTCCGGCCAACGTGGTCTTCCTCTACATGCTCTGCAGGGATGTCATCTCCTCCGAGGTGGGCTCCGACCGCGAGCTCCAGGCGGTCCTGCTGACCTGCCTGTACCTCTCCTACTCCTACATGGGCAACGAGATCTCCTATCCCCTCAAGCCCTTCCTGGTGGAGAGCTGCAAGGAGGCCTTTTGGGACCGTTGCCTCTCTGTCATCAACCTCATGAGCTCCAAGATGCTGCAGATCAATGCCGACCCACACTACTTCACACAAGTGTTCTCCGACCTGAAGAATGAGAGTGGCCAGGAGGACAAGAAGCGGCTCCTCCTAGGGCTCGATCGGTGA